A single region of the Denticeps clupeoides unplaced genomic scaffold, fDenClu1.1, whole genome shotgun sequence genome encodes:
- the LOC114780097 gene encoding putative protein PTGES3L — protein MPQIVRPDDCQPAKCLWFDRKKYVTLNFLIQQPKNVQVDIQDDKWFYGEHCRDVDDNKIYNEIYFYDKVQKYDCREKVYDRTINLLIRKRKEHVAWPRLTKDTAKPSWISVDFDNWRDWEHEEDEGMAEYEQYVDMLQDLSKKEECPTMDDLDDLDDD, from the exons ATGCCGCAGATCGTGCGACCAGACGACTG TCAACCGGCCAAGTGTCTCTGGTTCGACCGCAAGAAGTACGTCACGCTGAACTTCCTGATTCAGCAGCCAAAGAATGTCCAGGTGGACATCCAAGACGATAAATGGTTTTATGGTGAGCA TTGTAGAGACGTTGATGACAACAAGATTTACAATGAAATTTATTTCTACGACAAAGTGCAAAAATAT GACTGCAGGGAGAAGGTCTATGACCGGACAATAAATTTATTAATAAGAAAGAGGAAAGAACACGTTGCATGGCCCCGGCTCACCAAGGACACAGCTAAG CCGAGTTGGATTTCTGTGGACTTTGATAACTGGAGGGACTGGGAGCATGAAGAGGACGAGGGCATGGCAGAGTATGAACAATACGTGGAT ATGCTGCAAGACTTGAGCAAGAAGGAGGAATGCCCAACGATGGATGACCTGGACGATCTAGAT GATGACTGA
- the LOC114780094 gene encoding glucose-6-phosphatase-like, with product MDLLHSWGVSLAAHLQTEFRAYESWFQLASSVADLHTTFFVFFPVWFYLHRRVAIKLVWVAVVGDWLNLVLKWVLFGERPYWWVHETKFYGPDPSPSLQQFHITCETGPGSPSGHAMGSAGVWYVMVTAVLSEASRRNVPAPLYGILQIGLWALFAAVELIVCMSRVFMAAHFPHQVVVGVASGIAVAEVFSRVQWIYSASLRRYFNVTLFLLSFAVGFYVLLKALGVDLLWTLEKAQRWCVHPEWVHMDTTPFASLLRNMGTLFGLGLGLHSPLYTENKKSSSAPFRTGCIVASLVSLRCLDSLTFSPESQGLFYLLSFCKSAAVPLISTSVVPAGLTRLFHGKTCNKTS from the exons ATGGACCTGCTCCACAGCTGGGGGGTGAGCCTGGCGGCCCACCTGCAGACGGAGTTCCGAGCCTACGAGAGCTGGTTCCAGCTGGCCTCCTCCGTGGCCGACCTGCACACCACCTTCTTTGTCTTCTTCCCCGTCTGGTTCTACCTGCACAGGAGGGTTGCCATCAAGCTCGTCTGGGTGGCCGTGGTTGGGGATTGGCTCAATTTGGTCCTCAAATG GGTACTTTTTGGTGAAAGGCCATACTGGTGGGTCCACGAGACCAAGTTCTATGGTCCAGATCCAAGTCCGTCTTTACAGCAGTTTCATATAACGTGTGAAACGGGACCAG GAAGTCCGTCAGGTCACGCCATGGGATCCGCAGGCGTGTGGTACGTGATGGTGACGGCCGTTCTGTCCGAGGCTTCTCGGAGGAACGTCCCCGCTCCGCTGTACGG CATCCTGCAGATTGGGCTCTGGGCTCTGTTCGCGGCAGTGGAGTTAATAGTCTGCATGTCCAGGGtgttcatggccgcccacttcCCACACCAGGTCGTCGTCGGGGTTGCTTCTG GAATCGCGGTTGCTGAAGTCTTCTCCCGGGTGCAGTGGATCTACAGCGCCAGCCTGAGGAGGTACTTCAACGTCACCCTCTTCCTGCTCTCCTTCGCCGTGGGCTTCTACGTGCTGCTGAAGGCCCTGGGCGTGGACCTGCTGTGGACGCTGGAGAAGGCCCAGCGCTGGTGCGTCCACCCCGAGTGGGTGCACATGGACACCACCCCGTTCGCCAGTCTCCTACGCAACATGGGCACCCTGTTCGGCCTGGGCCTGGGCCTGCACTCGCCCCTCTACACCGAGAACAAGAAGAGCAGCAGCGCCCCCTTCAGGACCGGCTGCATTGTCGCGTCTCTCGTCTCGCTGCGGTGCCTGGATTCGCTCACGTTCTCACCGGAGAGCCAGGGCCTTTTCTACCTGCTGTCGTTCTGCAAGAGTGCCGCTGTCCCCCTGATTTCCACCAGTGTTGTGCCCGCGGGTCTCACCAGGCTTTTCCACGGCAAGACGTGTAACAAAACCTCATAA
- the LOC114780095 gene encoding LOW QUALITY PROTEIN: glucose-6-phosphatase-like (The sequence of the model RefSeq protein was modified relative to this genomic sequence to represent the inferred CDS: deleted 1 base in 1 codon), which translates to MDALMDAVQGYGVSSTQYLQTHYRDAQGWFLFVSFAADLRNTFFVFFPIWFHLRESVGIKLIWVAVIGDWLNLVFKWILFGERPYWWVHETPYYSNTSAPHIEQFPMTCETGPGSPSGHAMGAAGVYYAMVTSVLSIVLSDKSSTTKSWYLRGTLWTLFWTVQVCVCLSRVFIAAHFPHQVIAGVITGMIVAEAFNRVQWIYSASLRRYFNVTLFLLSFAVGFYVLLKALGVDLLWTLEKAQRWCVNSEWVHMDTTPFASLLRNMGTLFGLGLGLHSPLYTENKKSSSAPFRTGCIVASLLLLHLFDAIKPPTHTAALFYLLSFCKSAVVPLATVSLIPYCVSGLTSTQAKKRR; encoded by the exons ATGGACGCACTCATGGACGCGGTGCAGGGCTACGGCGTGAGCAGCACCCAGTACCTCCAGACGCACTACAGGGACGCCCAGGGGTGGTTCCTGTTCGTGTCCTTCGCCGCCGACCTCAGGAACACCTTCTTCGTCTTCTTCCCCATCTGGTTCCACCTGCGCGAGTCCGTGGGCATCAAGCTCATCTGGGTGGCGGTGATTGGAGACTGGCTCAACCTGGTCTTCAAGTG GATCCTGTTTGGCGAACGACCGTACTGGTGGGTGCACGAGACGCCGTACTACAGCAACACGTCCGCGCCGCACATCGAGCAGTTTCCCATGACCTGCGAGACCGGCCCAG gcaGTCCCTCTGGTCACGCCATGGGCGCAGCAGGCGTCTATTACGCCATGGTCACCTCCGTCCTTTCAATCGTGCTGAGTGACAAGAGTTCCACCACCAAGAGCTG GTACCTGCGGGGAACCCTGTGGACCCTCTTCTGGACTGTCCAGGTGTGCGTATGTCTCTCCAGGGTCTTCATTGCGGCTCACTTTCCTCACCAGGTCATTGCCGGAGTCATCACAG GAATGATTGTCGCTGAGGCCTTCAACCGGGTGCAGTGGATCTACAGCGCCAGCCTGAGGAGGTACTTCAACGTCACCCTCTTCCTGCTCTCCTTCGCCGTGGGCTTCTACGTGCTGCTGAAGGCCCTGGGAGTGGACCTGCTGTGGACGCTGGAGAAGGCC CAGCGCTGGTGCGTCAACTCCGAGTGGGTGCACATGGACACCACCCCGTTCGCCAGTCTCCTACGCAACATGGGCACCCTGTTCGGCCTGGGCCTGGGCCTGCACTCGCCCCTCTACACCGAGAACAAGAAGAGCAGCAGCGCCCCCTTCAGGACCGGCTGCATTGTCGCGTCCCTGCTGCTGCTTCACCTCTTCGACGCCATCAAGCCCCCCACCCACACGGCGGCCCTCTTTTATCTGCTCTCCTTCTGCAAGAGCGCCGTGGTCCCCTTAGCGACAGTCAGCCTCATCCCGTACTGCGTGTCCGGCCTGACGAGCACACAGGCCAAGAAGCGGCGGTGA